CGATCACCATGACTGCCTCACCGTCGAAACTGGCAACCACTGGGGTATTGCCTCGCTCGGTAGCGTTCGTTACTACCGCGTTCAGTTCCATCGACAACGTCCGATCATCGTGGACTTTGCCTACTTCGATCCTGCTCCCATCGACCCGACCCTCGGCACCAATACCGGGTCGAGCTTGAAAATCGTTCACTACTGGCAGCGTTGCATCTCCCCGCAGCGCGGCAGTCACCGCTCGCGCGATCGGATGTTCCGAGTAGGACTCGACCGCTGCTACTGCCAGCCGCTGCTCGGCAGTACCGCCGGCCACTTCGGTGACCTGCAGCGAACCCGTGGTCACGGTCCCGGTCTTGTCCAAAACCACTGACCGCACTGCCTGCGCAGCCTCCAACACCTGTGGACCCCGAATAAGGATTCCTAACTGGGCGCCACGCCCCGTACCGGCTACGAGTGCTGTGGGCGTTGCCAAACCCAAGGCGCAGGGACAAGCGATAACTAACACCGCCACTGCCGCCCCCACCGCGAAGGCGGTGCCGTAGGTTCCTACAAATAGCCAGCCGACCAGCGTGAGCAGCGATAGCAGCAGCACTACCGGTACAAAGATGCCCGCAATCCGATCCACTAACCGTTCTACGGGTGCCTTATTCGCTTGGGCTTGTTTCACCAACGCTGCGATGCGGGCCAATACCGTGTCAGATCCCACTGCGGTGGCCACCGCGACTACTCGTCCCGATCCGTTGACCGAGCCGCCAACGATATCTGAGCCAGGGGAAACCTCGACTGGGAGGGATTCCCCGGTCACCAAACTGAGGTCCAGCGCAGTGTTGCCAGATGTCACTTGCCCATCGGTGGCGACCCGCTCCCCTGGTCGAACTACAAAGTGCTGGCCTACGCGTAACTGGGACAACGGCACCTCTTGCTCAACCCCCGCGTTATCGATAAGCGTAACTCGATCAACCTGGAGGCGGGACAACGCCGCAACTGCGTCAACGGAAGTATCCGTAGCGCGGGCTTCCAACCATCGACCGAGTAAAACGAAGGTGATCACTACCGCCGAGACCTCGGCATAGACCTCCGAACCACCGACGATGGCCTGATACAGCGACCAGAACCACGCCACACCCGCTCCCAGCGATACCAGGGTGTCCATACCCACCGAGCGATGCCGCAGCCCACGAACATTAGAACTATGGATGGGCCAGCCGCTCCACCACACCACTGGTGCAGAGATCACTACTGCAACCCACGCGGCCCAACTCTGGGTATGGAGGCCCGGAGTCATACCCAATACGGCGACCACGACCGTGAGTGGAGTCGCCAGTATCAGCCGCCGGCGCAGATCTGCAGCCGAACTCATGTGATGTTCATGGCCTGCCATGGTGGACATCTGGGCTTCCTCATGTCCGGAATGTTCCGCATGCTCAGCGTCGCTAGGTGCGAATTCATCGACATGGACTTTCGCCTGGTAGCCCAGCCCGTCAATCACCCCGATCACGTCATCCGGACTACAAGAGTCGGGATCAAGATCCACTCGCGCGGAATGCGTGGCAAAGTTCACCGTCCCAGCGGCTCCGGGGATCTCGTTGATTTTTTTCTGGATGCGACTGGCACACGAGGCACAACTCATGCCCCCCACATCGAGATCGAGTGTGTTTGTCATATCTGCTCCAACGCCACTACTGCCCACGCTATGCCCAGCAGCGCCCCGAAGTCAGTTCTTGGACTGCAACTGCCGCCGCGTTCGCTCTTGATGGCGTCGCCCCATGGCCTCGAAGTACTTAGATGCGAACAGCAGATAATCCGGGATCCCAGCAAAGGCACGCACCATCGCCCCTCGCCAGCGAGGCACGCTCACTACCCGCCTTGGCCGCCGCACTAGCTGCACTATTCGATCTGCAACCTGGGCCGGCTCCGCCAGATGTGGGGCGCTATACGACAGCGCGGCGTGCGGATCATCGATGATCTGCGTCAGCATCGGCGTCAGCATCCCGTCTGGGCACACCACACTTATGCCAACGTCAGTTTCACCCGCCGCGCGCAGTTCACCCATTAGCGCCAAGCTGTAGGACAGTACTGCCGCCTTGGTCGCTCCGTAGAGCGCCTCCCCTGGCACCGGAACCCAGGAGGCCAGTGAGCCAATGTTAATAATTCGACCGGAGCGCCGGGGACGCATGATTCTTAGTGCCGCGCGGGTGCCATTGACGCAACCGAGCAGGTTAACGTCGACGACCTGCCTTATCTGCTGATCGTCCTGCTCCACAGCGGAGCTTGCACCGAGCACGCCGGCGTTGTTGATCCACACATCCGGTTGATATTGGTTGGCCGCTGCGTAACAAGCTGCTGGGTCGCGCACATCCAATAGCTGCTCTGTGTTTTGGATATCGGTGGCGATCACTTCGTCGCCAGCGCTGCCAAACGCGCGCTGTAGTTCCAACCCCAGCCCGCCGGATGCTCCAGTAATCAGCACAACTGCCATAGCCGCAGCCTAGGGCAGTGAGCGAACCTGTTCGCCTTTGCCAAGAACTACGACCCCACCGTCGCTCACGGTGTACAACTCTCGGTCGCGCTCTAGATCAACCCCGATGACGGCACCTTCTGGGACGATCACGTTCTTATCTAGGATCACCCGTCGCAGTACTGCATTGGGGCCAACCCGGACCCCGGAGCACAGCACACTTTCCTCTACCAGTGCACCCTCGCGAATTTGGACGTCATGGGAGATCACCGATGAGCGCACGTGTGCCCCGGCAATCAGCGAGCCAGCCGCGACGATGGACTCGTTAGCCGTACCGCCTTGGACAAACTTGGCTGGCGCCAACGGCGGTGGCGAACTCAGAATGGGCCACTTCCGGTTGTAGAGGTTGAAAACTGGATGCACGCTCACCAGGTCCATATGAGCGTCGTGGTACGCATCGAGTGTCCCGACGTCTCGCCAGTAGGCGTGGTCCCGGTCAGTCGCGCCGGGCACCGAGTTCTCATGGAAGTCGTAAACATGCGCGTTACCAGCGGCGGTGAGCATCGGAATGATATTCCCGCCCATATCGTGGACCGAGTCGGCGTCATCGGCGTCGATCTTGAGTGCATCGATGAGTGCTTCGGTGGTGAAGACGTAGTTCCCCATCGATACGTATGACTGTTCGGGCTTGCCAGGTATCCCAGGCGGATCAGCGGGCTTCTCAAGGAAAGCAGTGATCTGAGTTCCTGCTTCCGCAGCCTCAATGACACCGAACTGGTGAGCTTCCCGCCTTGGCATCGGAATACCGGCCACGGTCACGCCAGCGCCGGTGTCAATGTGTTGCTGCAACATCTGTCGTGGATCCATGCGGTACACATGGTCCGCGCCGAAGACCACCACATACTCGGGCTGTTCGTCATAGACCAAGTTCAGGCTCTGCAGGATGGCATCAGCGCTGCCGGTGTACCAACGCGGCCCCAGCCGCTGCTGGGCAGGTACCGGAGTCACATAGTCGCCAACCAAGGAGGACATCCGCCAAGCCGTAGTGATGTGACGGTCTAGCGAATGCGACTTATATTGCGTCAATACGCAGATTCGCCGCATCCCAGCGTTGACGAAGTTGGACAATACGAAGTCCACAAGCCGGTAGTTACCGCCAAACGGTACGGCTGGCTTGGCGCGGTCTGCAGTTAGCGG
The window above is part of the Actinomycetes bacterium genome. Proteins encoded here:
- a CDS encoding SDR family oxidoreductase, whose translation is MAVVLITGASGGLGLELQRAFGSAGDEVIATDIQNTEQLLDVRDPAACYAAANQYQPDVWINNAGVLGASSAVEQDDQQIRQVVDVNLLGCVNGTRAALRIMRPRRSGRIINIGSLASWVPVPGEALYGATKAAVLSYSLALMGELRAAGETDVGISVVCPDGMLTPMLTQIIDDPHAALSYSAPHLAEPAQVADRIVQLVRRPRRVVSVPRWRGAMVRAFAGIPDYLLFASKYFEAMGRRHQERTRRQLQSKN
- the glgC gene encoding glucose-1-phosphate adenylyltransferase, producing the protein MSTRVLGIVLAGGEGKRLMPLTADRAKPAVPFGGNYRLVDFVLSNFVNAGMRRICVLTQYKSHSLDRHITTAWRMSSLVGDYVTPVPAQQRLGPRWYTGSADAILQSLNLVYDEQPEYVVVFGADHVYRMDPRQMLQQHIDTGAGVTVAGIPMPRREAHQFGVIEAAEAGTQITAFLEKPADPPGIPGKPEQSYVSMGNYVFTTEALIDALKIDADDADSVHDMGGNIIPMLTAAGNAHVYDFHENSVPGATDRDHAYWRDVGTLDAYHDAHMDLVSVHPVFNLYNRKWPILSSPPPLAPAKFVQGGTANESIVAAGSLIAGAHVRSSVISHDVQIREGALVEESVLCSGVRVGPNAVLRRVILDKNVIVPEGAVIGVDLERDRELYTVSDGGVVVLGKGEQVRSLP
- the cadA gene encoding cadmium-translocating P-type ATPase, with translation MTNTLDLDVGGMSCASCASRIQKKINEIPGAAGTVNFATHSARVDLDPDSCSPDDVIGVIDGLGYQAKVHVDEFAPSDAEHAEHSGHEEAQMSTMAGHEHHMSSAADLRRRLILATPLTVVVAVLGMTPGLHTQSWAAWVAVVISAPVVWWSGWPIHSSNVRGLRHRSVGMDTLVSLGAGVAWFWSLYQAIVGGSEVYAEVSAVVITFVLLGRWLEARATDTSVDAVAALSRLQVDRVTLIDNAGVEQEVPLSQLRVGQHFVVRPGERVATDGQVTSGNTALDLSLVTGESLPVEVSPGSDIVGGSVNGSGRVVAVATAVGSDTVLARIAALVKQAQANKAPVERLVDRIAGIFVPVVLLLSLLTLVGWLFVGTYGTAFAVGAAVAVLVIACPCALGLATPTALVAGTGRGAQLGILIRGPQVLEAAQAVRSVVLDKTGTVTTGSLQVTEVAGGTAEQRLAVAAVESYSEHPIARAVTAALRGDATLPVVNDFQARPGIGAEGRVDGSRIEVGKVHDDRTLSMELNAVVTNATERGNTPVVASFDGEAVMVIELGDSIKSSSQAAISRLVGQGLTPILLTGDRTSTATAVAEQVGIQQVIADVAPADKVAEIQRLQQGGTSVAMVGDGINDAAALAQANLGVAMGTGTDAAREAADITVVNSDLESVADAIELARRTWRTIKQNLGWAFAYNLAAIPLAMTGRLSPMIASAAMALSSVLVVTNSLRLRHFGSRRSSAATQ